In Haliaeetus albicilla chromosome 2, bHalAlb1.1, whole genome shotgun sequence, a single genomic region encodes these proteins:
- the STEAP4 gene encoding metalloreductase STEAP4 has protein sequence MNKNSSNTMALAPNTSSKRETVCIFGTGDFGRALGHKMIQSGYPVVFGSRSTQTSSLIPKGAEVFSHAEAAQKAAIIIIAIQRQHYDFLIPLAEILRGKVLVDVSNNVKINQYPESNAEYLAQLVPGAKVVKAFNTVSAWALQSGTLDASRQVFVCGDDMEAKHMVMAIVRALGLTPVDRGSLLAAQEIENYPLQLFPMWKFPILLSLGLTAFFFFYCLARDVIYPYVYENKDFSFFIAISIPNRICPILALILLALVYLPGVLAAIIQLYRGTKYRRFPDWLDKWMLCRKQLGLVALAFASLHVLYTLIIPIRFFVRWRISSRIVSQALNNKTEPLNTTNAWLSDSYLALGILGFFLFVLLGITSLPSISNNVNWREFRFVQSKLGYLTLILCTAHTLVYGGNRFLSPSSYRWYLPNAYMLSLIVPCIVLVVKFVLIFPCLDKPLTRIRQGWERNPQYSEQSNYIINKSAV, from the exons atgaaTAAAAATTCTTCCAACACAATGGCTTTGGCTCCTAACACTTCTAGCAAAAGAGAGACAGTGTGCATATTTGGAACTGGAGATTTTGGAAGAGCTCTGGGGCATAAAATGATTCAGTCTGGTTACCCTGTCGTGTTTGGAAGCCGGAGCACACAGACATCCAGCCTGATTCCCAAGGGTGCAGAGGTGTTCAGCCATGCAGAGGCAGCACAGAAAGCTGCCATCATCATTATCGCAATCCAGAGGCAACATTACGACTTCCTTATACCACTAGCAGAAATTCTGCGTGGGAAAGTCTTGGTGGATGTAAGCAACAACGTAAAAATAAACCAGTATCCTGAATCCAATGCAGAGTACCTCGCTCAGCTGGTGCCTGGCGCTAAGGTTGTGAAAGCCTTTAACACCGTGTCAGCCTGGGCCTTGCAGTCAGGCACATTGGATGCAAGCCGGCAG GTGTTTGTCTGTGGAGACGACATGGAAGCTAAACACATGGTGATGGCCATTGTTCGTGCACTGGGTCTCACTCCAGTAGATCGGGGATCCCTCTTGGCTGCTCAGGAAATAGAAAATTACCCTCTGCAGCTCTTTCCAATGTGGAAGTTTCCCATCCTTTTGTCCCTTGGCTTAACTGCATTCTTCTTCTTCTACTGTTTGGCTCGTGATGTAATTTACCCTTATGTTTATGAAAACAaagacttttcattttttattgcaATTTCCATTCCAAATCGGATCTGCCCTATATTGGCACTCATCCTTCTTGCCTTGGTTTATCTTCCTGGTGTACTTGCTGCAATTATTCAGTTATACAGAGGTACCAAATACCGCCGTTTCCCAGACTGGCTGGACAAATGGATGCTGTGTAGGAAACAACTTGGACTAGTAGCCTTGGCATTTGCTTCTCTGCATGTTTTGTACACTCTTATTATCCCAATTCGCTTCTTCGTAAGATGGAGAATCAGCAGCCGAATCGTCTCCCAG gcaCTGAACAATAAAACAGAACCACTCAACACCACAAATGCCTGGCTTAGTGACTCTTATTTGGCTTTGGggattttaggattttttttatttgttcttctgGGAATAACTTCCTTGCCTTCAATCAGCAACAATGTCAACTGGCGAGAATTTCGATTTGTACAG TCCAAACTGGGATATCTGACACTGATTTTGTGCACTGCACACACACTGGTTTACGGTGGAAACCGGTTCCTGAGCCCATCATCATACAGATGGTATCTTCCAAACGCCTATATGCTCTCTCTCATTGTTCCATGCATTGTACTGGTTGTCAAATTTGTGCTGATATTTCCTTGTCTAGACAAACCTCTCACGCGAATTCGACAGGGCTGGGAGAGGAATCCCCAATACTCAGAACAGTCAAATTACATTATCAATAAGTCTGCTGTATAA